The Mycolicibacterium hassiacum DSM 44199 genome includes a window with the following:
- a CDS encoding Lrp/AsnC family transcriptional regulator — protein sequence MGADELDDIDRTLLRELVADGRATLAHLASTAGLSVSAVQSRVRRLEARGVITGYTALINPELVGQQLSAYVAITPLDPSQPDDAPARLEQIPEIESCSSVAGEDSYVLLVRVASARALEELLQRIRTTANVKTRSTIILQTFFADRRYVP from the coding sequence ATGGGCGCCGACGAGCTCGACGACATCGACCGGACCCTGCTGCGTGAGCTGGTGGCCGACGGCCGTGCAACGCTGGCGCATCTGGCGTCCACCGCGGGCCTGTCGGTGTCGGCCGTTCAGTCGCGGGTCCGGCGCCTGGAAGCGAGGGGCGTGATCACCGGCTACACCGCGCTGATCAACCCCGAGCTGGTCGGCCAACAGCTGTCGGCGTACGTCGCGATCACCCCGCTGGACCCCTCACAGCCGGATGACGCTCCGGCGCGACTGGAGCAGATCCCGGAGATCGAATCCTGCTCGTCGGTCGCGGGGGAGGACAGCTACGTGTTGCTGGTCCGGGTCGCCTCGGCGCGGGCGCTGGAGGAACTGCTGCAGCGCATCCGGACGACGGCCAATGTGAAGACCCGCAGCACGATCATCCTGCAGACGTTCTTCGCCGATCGGCGCTACGTGCCGTAG
- a CDS encoding ATP-dependent helicase: MSTNPLDRFGPLTREWFTGTFAEPTPAQAQAWSAIADGDNTLVIAPTGSGKTLAAFLWAIDRLATAPPRPAGAGTRVLYVSPLKALAVDVERNLRTPLTGIARVAERHGQPPPDISVGVRSGDTPPARRRELINRPPDILITTPESLFLMLTSAARETLTEVQTVIVDEVHAVAGTKRGAHLALSLERLDLLLERPAQRIGLSATVRPAEEVARFLSGHAPTTIVAPPAAKTFELSVEVPVPDMANLENNTIWPAVEERIVDLIEAHKSSIVFTNSRRLAERLTSRLNEIHAERMGVELPSGPNPGVAGGAPAHIMGSGQASGAPPLLARAHHGSVSKDQRAQVEEDLKSGRLKAVVATSSLELGIDMGAVDLVIQVEAPPSVASGLQRIGRAGHQVGEISQGVLFPKHRTDLIGCAVTVTRMLNGQIEALTVPANPLDVLAQHTVAACAVEPLDADRWFDAVRRSAPFASLPRSAYEATLDLLSGKYPSTEFAELRPRLIYDRDTGMLTARPGAQRLAVTSGGAIPDRGLFTVYLASESEKPSRVGELDEEMVYESRPGDVISLGATSWRITEITHDRVLVVPAPGEPARLPFWRGDGVGRPAELGAAVGAFTAELSALGRDEFVARCREIGFNDFATDNLWRLLDDQRQATGTVPSDTTLVVERFRDELGDWRVILHSPYGLRVHSPLALAVSRRLRDRYGIEAKPTASDDGIVVQLPDTWSDAETRAPGADLFVFDADEIEPIVTAEVGGSALFASRFRECAARALLLPRRHPGKRSPLWHQRQRAAQLLDVARKYPDFPIVLETVRECLQDVYDVPALTALMTGIAQRRVRVVEVETASPSPFAASLLFGYIGAFMYEGDTPLAERRAAALSLDSVLLAELLGRVELRELLDPQVVESTTRQLQHRSEDRRARDAEGVADLLRVLGPLTEDEIAQRCVTPEVGGWLDGLQAAKRALRVSFAERSWWVAIEDIGMLRDGIGVAVPLGVPAAFTASVPDPLGELLGRYARTRGPFTTREAAGRFGLGVRVTADVLNRMALDGKLIRGEFGAGPTSEGGAVVGAEEWCDAEVLKILRRRSLAALRAQVEPVSTAAYGRFLPVWQHVGTRNSGIDGLVVVIEQLAGVPIPASAAESLVLPQRVSDYQPAMLDELLASGEVMWSGAGQIGGGDGWVVFHLADTAPLTLAEPADIEFTDAHRAIMDTLGGGGAYFFRQLADNPGETLKEALWELIWSGWVTGDTFAPVRAVLSGGRRTGRGSTPAHRQRRRPPRLSRYSLAHAQTTRATDPTVAGRWSAVPRPEPESTVRAHFAAELLLNRHGVLTKGAAAAEQVPGGFATLYKVLTAFEDAGRCQRGYFIESLGGAQFAVASTVDRLRSFADEVDPDRRDYHAVVLAAADPANPYGAALPWPTRRVDDDVAHRPGRKAGALVALVDGELAWYLERGGRTLLTFLDDPAAHNAAAAAVAELVTDGRIQGLLIEKVDGVPVLEPGVDTTRAAVHDALVGADFARTPRGLRLR; encoded by the coding sequence ATGAGCACCAACCCGTTGGACCGGTTCGGCCCGCTGACCCGCGAATGGTTCACGGGCACGTTCGCCGAGCCGACCCCGGCGCAGGCTCAGGCCTGGTCGGCGATCGCCGACGGTGACAACACGCTGGTCATCGCCCCCACCGGGTCGGGTAAGACGCTGGCCGCCTTCCTGTGGGCCATCGACCGGCTGGCCACCGCCCCGCCCCGGCCCGCCGGCGCCGGCACCCGCGTGCTCTATGTCTCCCCGCTCAAGGCGCTGGCCGTCGACGTGGAACGCAATCTGCGCACCCCGCTGACCGGTATCGCCCGGGTCGCCGAACGCCACGGCCAGCCGCCGCCCGACATCAGTGTGGGCGTGCGCTCCGGCGACACTCCGCCCGCGCGGCGCCGCGAACTGATCAACCGGCCGCCGGACATTCTCATCACCACTCCGGAGTCGCTGTTTCTGATGCTGACCTCCGCGGCCCGCGAAACCCTCACCGAAGTGCAGACCGTCATCGTCGACGAGGTGCACGCGGTCGCGGGCACCAAACGCGGCGCGCATCTGGCGCTCTCGCTGGAACGGCTCGACCTGCTGTTGGAACGCCCCGCGCAGCGGATCGGCCTGTCGGCGACGGTGCGCCCCGCCGAGGAGGTGGCCAGGTTCCTGTCCGGGCACGCCCCGACCACCATTGTCGCGCCCCCGGCGGCCAAGACGTTCGAACTGTCGGTGGAGGTCCCCGTCCCCGACATGGCCAACCTGGAGAACAACACCATCTGGCCGGCGGTCGAGGAGCGCATCGTCGATCTGATCGAGGCACACAAGTCCTCGATCGTCTTCACCAACTCGCGTCGGCTCGCCGAGCGACTGACCTCGCGGCTCAACGAGATTCACGCCGAGCGCATGGGCGTCGAGCTGCCGTCGGGGCCGAACCCCGGCGTCGCCGGCGGCGCCCCCGCACACATCATGGGCAGCGGTCAGGCCTCCGGGGCACCGCCGCTGCTGGCGCGGGCACACCACGGTTCGGTCAGCAAGGACCAGCGCGCCCAGGTCGAGGAGGACCTCAAGAGCGGGCGGCTGAAAGCCGTGGTGGCCACCTCCAGCCTGGAGCTGGGCATCGACATGGGTGCGGTCGATCTGGTCATCCAGGTGGAGGCGCCGCCGTCGGTGGCCAGCGGCCTGCAACGCATCGGCCGGGCCGGCCACCAGGTCGGCGAGATCTCGCAGGGTGTGCTGTTCCCCAAACACCGCACCGACCTCATCGGCTGCGCGGTCACCGTCACCCGGATGCTCAACGGCCAGATCGAGGCGCTTACCGTCCCCGCCAATCCGCTCGACGTGCTGGCCCAGCACACGGTGGCCGCGTGCGCGGTCGAACCGCTCGATGCCGATCGGTGGTTCGACGCGGTCCGGCGCAGTGCCCCGTTCGCTTCCCTGCCGCGCAGCGCGTACGAGGCCACCCTCGACCTGCTGTCCGGCAAGTACCCGTCCACCGAGTTCGCCGAGCTGCGGCCCCGGCTGATCTACGACCGTGACACCGGCATGCTGACCGCCCGGCCGGGTGCGCAGCGGCTGGCGGTCACCTCGGGCGGCGCCATCCCCGACCGCGGGCTGTTCACCGTTTATCTGGCTTCGGAGTCGGAAAAACCTTCGCGGGTCGGCGAACTCGACGAGGAGATGGTGTACGAGTCGAGGCCCGGTGATGTGATCTCGCTGGGTGCGACCAGCTGGCGGATCACCGAGATCACCCACGATCGGGTGCTGGTGGTGCCGGCGCCGGGCGAGCCGGCCCGGTTGCCCTTCTGGCGTGGCGACGGGGTCGGCCGTCCCGCCGAGCTGGGTGCGGCGGTGGGCGCGTTCACCGCGGAGCTGTCCGCCCTGGGCCGCGACGAGTTCGTCGCTCGTTGCAGGGAGATCGGTTTCAACGATTTCGCGACCGACAACCTGTGGCGGCTCCTCGACGATCAGCGGCAGGCCACCGGCACCGTGCCCAGCGACACCACGCTCGTCGTGGAGCGCTTCCGCGACGAACTCGGCGACTGGCGGGTCATCCTGCACTCGCCCTACGGGCTGCGGGTCCACAGCCCACTGGCACTGGCGGTGTCGCGGCGGCTGCGGGACCGCTACGGCATCGAGGCGAAGCCCACCGCCTCCGACGACGGCATCGTCGTGCAGCTGCCCGACACCTGGTCGGACGCCGAAACCCGCGCTCCCGGCGCGGATCTGTTCGTTTTCGATGCCGACGAGATCGAGCCCATCGTCACCGCCGAGGTAGGGGGCTCCGCGCTGTTCGCGTCGCGGTTCCGCGAATGCGCCGCACGTGCGCTGCTGTTGCCGCGACGGCACCCGGGTAAGCGCTCACCGCTGTGGCACCAACGCCAGCGCGCCGCCCAGCTGCTCGACGTGGCACGCAAGTACCCGGATTTCCCGATCGTGCTCGAGACGGTGCGCGAGTGCCTGCAGGACGTCTACGACGTGCCCGCCCTGACGGCGTTGATGACCGGCATCGCGCAACGACGCGTGCGCGTCGTCGAGGTCGAAACCGCCAGCCCGTCGCCGTTCGCCGCCTCGCTGTTGTTCGGCTACATCGGCGCGTTCATGTACGAGGGCGACACCCCGCTGGCCGAGCGGCGGGCCGCCGCGCTGTCGCTGGACAGCGTGCTGCTGGCCGAGCTGCTGGGCCGGGTCGAGCTGCGCGAGCTGCTCGACCCGCAGGTGGTCGAGTCCACCACACGGCAACTGCAGCACCGCAGCGAGGACCGCCGGGCCCGCGACGCCGAGGGCGTGGCCGACCTGCTGCGGGTGCTCGGTCCGCTGACCGAGGACGAGATCGCCCAACGGTGTGTCACGCCCGAGGTGGGCGGTTGGCTGGACGGTTTGCAGGCGGCCAAACGCGCCTTGCGGGTGTCGTTCGCCGAGCGCAGCTGGTGGGTGGCGATCGAGGACATCGGCATGCTTCGCGACGGAATCGGTGTCGCGGTTCCGCTGGGCGTCCCGGCGGCGTTCACCGCATCGGTGCCCGATCCGCTCGGCGAGCTGCTCGGTCGCTACGCCCGCACCCGCGGTCCGTTCACCACCCGTGAGGCGGCGGGCCGCTTCGGTCTCGGTGTCCGAGTGACCGCCGATGTGCTCAATCGAATGGCCCTTGACGGCAAGCTGATTCGCGGCGAGTTCGGCGCGGGCCCGACATCGGAGGGCGGTGCGGTCGTCGGCGCCGAGGAGTGGTGCGACGCCGAGGTGCTCAAGATCCTGCGCCGCCGATCGCTGGCGGCGCTGCGCGCCCAGGTGGAACCGGTCAGCACCGCGGCCTACGGCCGGTTCCTGCCGGTCTGGCAGCACGTGGGCACCCGGAACAGCGGCATCGACGGACTGGTCGTGGTGATCGAGCAACTCGCGGGTGTGCCCATCCCGGCCTCGGCCGCCGAATCTCTGGTGCTGCCGCAGCGGGTCAGCGACTACCAGCCCGCGATGCTCGACGAACTGCTGGCCTCCGGAGAGGTGATGTGGTCGGGCGCCGGCCAGATCGGTGGCGGCGACGGCTGGGTCGTGTTCCACCTGGCCGATACCGCACCGCTGACCCTGGCCGAACCGGCCGACATCGAGTTCACCGACGCGCACCGCGCGATCATGGACACCCTCGGCGGCGGCGGAGCCTACTTCTTCCGTCAGCTCGCCGACAACCCCGGCGAAACCCTCAAAGAGGCGCTGTGGGAACTGATCTGGTCGGGATGGGTCACCGGCGACACTTTCGCACCGGTGCGGGCGGTGTTGTCCGGCGGGCGCCGGACCGGACGCGGCAGCACGCCCGCGCACCGGCAGCGGCGCCGACCACCGCGGCTGAGCCGATACAGCCTCGCGCACGCCCAGACCACCCGGGCCACCGACCCGACCGTCGCGGGACGCTGGTCGGCGGTTCCGCGCCCGGAGCCCGAATCCACGGTCCGGGCGCACTTCGCCGCCGAGCTCCTACTCAACCGGCACGGGGTGTTGACCAAGGGAGCCGCGGCCGCCGAGCAGGTCCCCGGTGGTTTCGCGACCCTGTACAAGGTGCTGACGGCGTTCGAGGACGCCGGGCGGTGCCAGCGGGGGTACTTCATCGAATCACTGGGCGGTGCCCAGTTCGCGGTGGCCTCAACGGTCGACCGGTTGCGCAGTTTCGCCGACGAGGTGGATCCGGATCGGCGTGACTACCACGCCGTGGTGCTGGCGGCCGCCGATCCGGCCAACCCCTACGGCGCGGCGCTGCCCTGGCCCACCCGCCGGGTCGACGACGACGTCGCGCACCGACCGGGCCGCAAGGCCGGCGCGCTGGTGGCGCTGGTCGACGGCGAACTGGCGTGGTACCTCGAGCGCGGTGGGCGCACCCTGCTGACCTTCCTCGACGATCCGGCGGCGCACAACGCCGCGGCGGCTGCGGTCGCCGAGCTGGTGACCGATGGGCGAATCCAGGGACTTCTCATCGAGAAGGTCGACGGGGTGCCGGTGCTCGAGCCCGGCGTCGACACCACACGCGCCGCGGTCCACGATGCATTGGTCGGCGCCGACTTCGCCCGGACACCACGCGGCTTGCGGCTGCGCTGA
- a CDS encoding RtcB family protein, translating to MQTVGNARVVNFASELDAQTVEQARQTAALPFVFPHVALMPDAHVGKGAAVGTVIPTIGAVIPAAVGVDIGCGMISARTVFTAGDIAGKDLSLLRKSLEAAIPLSAGNYNRSLNRYPFTMERLRRLERLAAERGVDLSHSPRWKEQLGSLGGGNHFIELCVDDDDQVWMFLHSGSRGVGHKIATHHIGVAKRVCQRAEVDLPNPDLAYLTEGSAEFDRYIADLGWAQQFALANREEMMDRFRQALARWMRANADTVEVERINTHHNYTTPEQHHGTDVWVTRKGAVAAHTGKLGVIPGSMGTRSYIVRGKGNPDSLCSAPHGAGRRYSRSEARRRFTAADLRARMTGIEYRHGDEWVDEIPDAYKPIDTVMADSRDLVEVVTGLRQVLNVKGT from the coding sequence TTGCAGACCGTCGGGAACGCCAGGGTGGTCAACTTCGCCAGCGAACTCGATGCGCAGACCGTCGAGCAGGCCCGGCAGACCGCCGCGCTTCCGTTCGTGTTCCCGCACGTCGCGCTGATGCCCGACGCCCATGTCGGCAAGGGTGCGGCCGTCGGCACGGTGATCCCGACCATCGGCGCGGTGATTCCCGCGGCCGTCGGCGTGGACATCGGGTGCGGAATGATCTCCGCGCGCACCGTGTTCACCGCCGGCGACATCGCCGGCAAGGACCTGTCGCTGCTCCGCAAGTCGCTGGAGGCCGCGATCCCGCTCAGCGCCGGCAACTACAACCGGTCGTTGAACCGCTACCCGTTCACCATGGAGCGGCTGCGCCGTCTGGAGCGCCTGGCCGCCGAGCGCGGCGTGGACCTGTCGCACTCGCCCAGGTGGAAGGAGCAGCTGGGCAGTCTCGGCGGTGGCAACCACTTCATCGAACTGTGCGTCGACGACGACGACCAGGTCTGGATGTTCCTGCACTCCGGATCACGCGGCGTGGGCCATAAGATCGCTACCCACCACATCGGCGTGGCCAAGCGGGTGTGCCAACGCGCCGAGGTCGACCTGCCGAACCCCGATCTGGCCTACCTGACCGAGGGCAGCGCCGAATTCGACCGCTATATCGCCGATCTCGGCTGGGCCCAGCAGTTCGCGCTGGCCAACCGCGAGGAGATGATGGACCGCTTCCGGCAGGCGCTGGCCCGCTGGATGCGCGCGAACGCCGACACCGTCGAGGTCGAGCGGATCAACACCCACCACAACTACACCACCCCCGAACAGCACCACGGCACCGACGTGTGGGTGACCCGCAAGGGTGCGGTCGCCGCGCACACCGGCAAGTTGGGGGTGATTCCCGGGTCGATGGGAACGCGGTCCTACATCGTGCGCGGCAAAGGCAACCCGGACAGCCTGTGCAGCGCGCCGCACGGCGCGGGGCGGCGGTACTCCCGCAGCGAGGCCCGCCGGCGCTTCACCGCGGCCGACCTCAGGGCCCGCATGACCGGCATCGAATACCGCCACGGCGACGAGTGGGTCGACGAGATCCCCGACGCCTACAAGCCCATCGACACGGTGATGGCCGACTCCCGCGACCTCGTCGAGGTGGTCACCGGCCTGCGTCAGGTGCTCAACGTCAAGGGCACCTGA
- the lat gene encoding L-lysine 6-transaminase, translating into MTAVSSANRQRRSAQISPRDVHDVLGRWMLADGFDFVLDLERSRGSYLVDARDGSRYLDMFSFYASSALGMNHPALAEDAGFRAELLQAALAKPSNSEIYSVPMARFVETIVRVLGDPQLPHLFFIDGGGLAVENALKVAFDWKSRYNEARGIDPALGTRVLHLRGAFHGRTGYTMSLTNTDPVKTARFPTFDWPRIDAPYLRPGLNDSDMDALESEALDQARAAFQAYPHDIACFIAEPIQGEGGDRHFRPQFFAAMRRLCDEHDALLIFDEVQTGCGLTGTAWAYRQLGVEPDVVAFGKKTQVCGIMAGRRVDEVRDNVFAVSSRLNSTWGGNLADMVRARRILEVIESDDLITRARDTGRHLLRRLTALAEEFPDRVLDVRGRGLMCAFSLPTTGERDELLRRLWERRVIMLPSGTTSIRFRPALTVSCTEIDAAIDAIRDALS; encoded by the coding sequence ATGACTGCGGTTTCGTCGGCCAACAGGCAGCGGCGGTCCGCACAGATCTCACCCCGAGACGTTCACGACGTTCTCGGCCGGTGGATGCTGGCCGACGGGTTCGACTTCGTGCTCGACCTGGAGCGCTCCCGGGGCAGCTACCTGGTCGACGCCCGCGACGGCAGCCGCTACCTGGACATGTTCTCGTTCTACGCCTCCTCGGCGCTCGGTATGAACCACCCCGCGCTGGCCGAGGATGCCGGGTTCCGTGCCGAGCTCCTGCAGGCCGCCCTCGCCAAGCCGAGCAACTCCGAGATCTACAGCGTGCCGATGGCCCGATTCGTCGAAACCATCGTGCGGGTGCTCGGGGATCCGCAGCTGCCGCACCTGTTCTTCATCGACGGCGGCGGGCTCGCGGTCGAGAACGCGTTGAAGGTGGCATTCGACTGGAAGAGCCGATACAACGAGGCACGCGGCATCGATCCGGCCCTCGGCACCCGGGTGCTGCACCTGCGCGGCGCCTTCCACGGCCGCACCGGCTACACGATGTCGCTGACCAACACCGACCCGGTCAAGACCGCCCGGTTCCCCACCTTCGACTGGCCGCGGATCGACGCGCCGTACCTGCGTCCCGGCCTGAACGACTCCGACATGGACGCTCTCGAGTCCGAGGCGCTCGATCAGGCGCGCGCAGCGTTTCAGGCGTACCCCCACGACATCGCCTGCTTCATCGCCGAACCCATCCAGGGCGAGGGCGGTGACCGGCATTTCCGACCGCAGTTCTTCGCCGCGATGCGCCGGCTGTGCGACGAACACGATGCGCTGCTGATCTTCGACGAGGTTCAGACCGGCTGCGGCCTGACCGGAACCGCCTGGGCCTACCGGCAATTGGGCGTCGAACCGGACGTGGTGGCGTTCGGCAAGAAGACCCAGGTGTGCGGCATCATGGCCGGCCGGCGTGTCGACGAGGTGCGGGACAACGTCTTCGCCGTCAGTTCCCGACTCAACTCCACCTGGGGTGGCAACCTCGCCGACATGGTGCGTGCCCGCCGCATCCTGGAGGTGATCGAGTCCGACGACCTCATCACGCGGGCCCGCGACACCGGTCGCCACCTGCTGCGCCGGCTGACCGCGCTCGCCGAGGAGTTTCCCGACCGGGTGCTCGATGTGCGCGGACGCGGACTGATGTGCGCGTTCAGCCTGCCCACCACCGGGGAGCGCGACGAGCTGCTGCGCCGGCTGTGGGAGCGTCGCGTGATCATGCTGCCCAGCGGCACCACCAGCATCCGGTTCCGCCCGGCGCTGACCGTGTCGTGCACCGAGATCGACGCCGCGATCGACGCCATCCGCGACGCCCTGAGCTGA
- the nei2 gene encoding endonuclease VIII Nei2, translating into MPEGDTVYRTAEMLRAALSGKTLTRCDVRIPRFATVDLTGCVVDEVLSRGKHLFIRVADASIHSHLKMDGAWLSGGRIRRVPAHKIRIILETPDSRVAGVDLGVLEILQRDRDMEAVAHLGPDLLGDDWDPHLAAANLVADPRRPLAEALLDQRVMAGVGNVYANELCFVFGRLPSSEVGRVADPMRLVQRARDMLWLNRLRANRTTTGDTRPGRDLWVYGRVGRPCRRCGTAIRSDTTGDRVSYWCPVCQT; encoded by the coding sequence ATGCCTGAGGGCGACACCGTCTACCGCACCGCCGAGATGCTGCGCGCGGCGCTGTCCGGCAAGACGTTGACACGCTGCGACGTACGCATCCCCCGGTTCGCCACCGTTGACCTGACCGGATGCGTGGTCGATGAGGTGCTCAGCCGCGGCAAGCACCTGTTCATCCGCGTCGCCGATGCCAGCATCCACTCGCACCTCAAGATGGACGGTGCCTGGCTGTCCGGCGGGCGTATTCGGCGGGTGCCGGCGCACAAGATCCGGATCATTCTGGAGACGCCCGATTCACGTGTTGCGGGCGTGGACCTCGGGGTGCTGGAGATCCTGCAGCGTGACCGCGACATGGAAGCGGTCGCGCACCTCGGCCCTGATCTGCTCGGAGACGACTGGGATCCACACCTCGCTGCGGCAAACCTGGTCGCAGACCCGCGGCGGCCCCTCGCCGAAGCGCTGCTGGACCAGCGGGTGATGGCCGGGGTGGGCAATGTCTACGCCAACGAGCTGTGCTTTGTGTTCGGCAGACTGCCCAGCAGCGAGGTGGGGCGGGTCGCCGATCCGATGCGGCTGGTGCAGCGGGCGCGCGACATGCTCTGGCTCAACCGGTTGCGCGCCAACAGGACGACCACCGGCGATACCCGGCCGGGCCGGGATCTGTGGGTCTACGGTCGGGTCGGCCGGCCATGCCGGCGGTGCGGCACCGCTATCAGATCCGATACGACCGGCGACCGGGTGTCGTACTGGTGCCCGGTGTGCCAGACCTGA
- the amaB gene encoding L-piperidine-6-carboxylate dehydrogenase has protein sequence MAASPVILPGVDELRARAQAALRAVGADVPLGAPGAHGLPAGTPITGDVLFSVPESSPADTDAAIAAAAQAFTAWRTTPAPVRGALVGRLGELLVAHKRDLATLVTLEAGKITSEALGEVQEMIDICQFAVGLSRQLYGRTIASERPGHRLMETWHPLGVVGVITAFNFPVAVWSWNAAVALVCGDPVVWKPSELTPLTALACQALIARAADDVGAPGDVSRVLLGGHEVGERLVDDPRVALLSATGSVRMGRQVGPRVAQRFGKVLLELGGNNAAIVTPSADPDLAVRAIVFAAAGTAGQRCTTLRRLIVHTSVADGVVERVVSAFRQLPIGDPFAEGTLLGPLIHETAYREMVRALDRARADGGEVIGGERQDMGVDGAYYVAPAVVRMPAQTAIVHAETFAPILYVLTYEDLDEAIALNNAVPQGLSSSIFTTDIREAERFMAADGSDCGIVNVNIGTSGAEIGGAFGGEKHTGGGRESGSDAWKANMRRATNTINYSSELPLAQGVRFA, from the coding sequence ATGGCGGCGTCACCGGTCATCCTTCCCGGCGTCGACGAACTGCGCGCCCGCGCACAGGCCGCCCTGCGGGCGGTCGGCGCCGACGTGCCCCTCGGCGCTCCGGGCGCCCACGGGCTGCCCGCCGGGACCCCGATCACCGGCGATGTGTTGTTCTCGGTGCCGGAGTCATCGCCCGCCGACACCGACGCCGCGATCGCCGCTGCGGCCCAGGCGTTCACGGCGTGGCGCACCACACCCGCCCCGGTGCGCGGTGCGCTGGTCGGGCGGCTGGGTGAACTGCTGGTGGCGCACAAGCGCGATCTGGCGACGCTGGTGACCCTGGAGGCGGGCAAGATCACCTCCGAGGCACTGGGTGAAGTGCAGGAGATGATCGATATCTGCCAGTTCGCCGTCGGGCTCTCCCGACAGCTGTACGGCAGGACCATCGCCTCGGAGCGGCCGGGTCACCGTCTGATGGAGACCTGGCATCCGCTCGGGGTCGTCGGCGTCATCACCGCGTTCAACTTTCCGGTCGCGGTGTGGTCCTGGAACGCGGCCGTCGCGTTGGTGTGCGGCGACCCGGTGGTGTGGAAACCGTCGGAGCTGACGCCGCTGACCGCGTTGGCCTGTCAGGCGCTGATCGCCCGCGCGGCCGACGACGTAGGGGCGCCCGGTGACGTCAGCCGGGTGCTGCTGGGCGGTCACGAGGTCGGCGAACGCCTGGTGGACGACCCGCGCGTGGCGCTGCTCAGCGCGACCGGTTCGGTGCGGATGGGCCGGCAGGTGGGTCCGCGCGTCGCGCAGCGGTTCGGCAAGGTGCTGCTGGAATTGGGCGGCAACAATGCCGCGATCGTGACGCCGTCGGCCGATCCGGACCTGGCGGTGCGGGCGATCGTGTTCGCCGCCGCCGGCACGGCGGGTCAACGGTGCACCACGCTGCGCCGGCTGATCGTGCACACATCGGTGGCCGACGGGGTCGTCGAGCGGGTGGTGTCGGCGTTTCGGCAGCTGCCGATCGGTGATCCGTTCGCCGAGGGCACACTGCTGGGCCCGTTGATCCACGAGACGGCCTACCGGGAGATGGTGCGCGCGCTCGATCGGGCGCGCGCCGACGGCGGCGAGGTGATCGGCGGGGAGAGACAGGACATGGGTGTCGACGGTGCGTACTACGTTGCGCCGGCGGTGGTGCGGATGCCCGCGCAGACCGCGATCGTGCACGCCGAGACGTTCGCACCGATCCTCTACGTGTTGACCTATGAGGACCTCGACGAGGCTATTGCGCTGAACAACGCTGTACCGCAGGGTCTTTCGTCGTCGATTTTCACCACCGACATCCGCGAGGCGGAACGGTTCATGGCCGCCGACGGTTCGGACTGCGGCATCGTCAACGTCAACATCGGTACCTCCGGCGCCGAGATCGGCGGGGCGTTCGGCGGCGAGAAGCACACCGGCGGCGGCCGGGAGTCGGGCTCGGACGCCTGGAAGGCCAATATGCGCCGGGCGACCAACACGATCAACTACTCGTCGGAATTGCCTCTGGCACAAGGCGTCCGGTTCGCCTGA
- a CDS encoding SDR family oxidoreductase, whose amino-acid sequence MNFPVQQQPPPGVQSRMDPVPDCGETTYRGSGRLVGKRAVITGGDSGIGRAVAIAYAREGADVLIAYLDEHDDAAEVQRYVEDSGRRCVLVPGDLSDPAHCRFVIERAVDELGGIDVLVSNAAYQMSHDDLDEISDEEWDYTFRLNVGAYFYLVKAAIPHMGPGSSIIGSSSVNSDMPNPKLAPYAATKAAIANFSASLAELLGEKGIRANSVAPGPIWTPLIPSTMPPEKVEKFGQNTPLGRAGQPAELAPVYVMLASDEASYVTGARVAVTGGRPIL is encoded by the coding sequence GTGAACTTTCCCGTACAGCAGCAGCCGCCGCCCGGGGTGCAGAGCCGCATGGATCCGGTGCCCGACTGCGGCGAGACCACCTACCGCGGATCGGGGCGGCTGGTCGGCAAGCGCGCCGTCATCACCGGCGGTGACAGCGGTATCGGGCGCGCGGTGGCCATCGCGTACGCGCGCGAGGGCGCCGACGTGCTGATCGCCTATCTCGACGAGCACGACGACGCCGCCGAGGTCCAGCGGTATGTCGAGGACTCCGGGCGCCGGTGCGTGCTGGTGCCGGGAGACCTCTCCGACCCGGCACACTGCCGGTTCGTGATCGAACGGGCGGTCGACGAGTTGGGCGGCATCGACGTCCTGGTCAGCAACGCCGCGTACCAGATGAGCCATGACGATCTCGACGAGATCTCCGATGAGGAATGGGATTACACGTTCCGGCTGAACGTCGGCGCGTATTTCTATCTGGTGAAGGCCGCGATCCCCCATATGGGCCCGGGTTCGTCGATCATCGGCAGCTCGTCGGTGAACTCCGATATGCCCAACCCGAAGCTGGCGCCGTACGCGGCCACCAAGGCGGCGATCGCCAACTTCTCGGCAAGCCTGGCCGAGCTGTTGGGGGAGAAGGGGATTCGCGCCAACAGCGTCGCGCCCGGCCCCATCTGGACACCGTTGATCCCGTCGACCATGCCACCGGAGAAGGTGGAGAAGTTCGGCCAGAACACCCCGCTGGGCCGGGCCGGACAACCCGCCGAGCTCGCACCCGTCTACGTGATGCTCGCCTCCGACGAGGCCAGCTATGTCACCGGCGCCCGGGTCGCGGTGACCGGCGGGCGGCCGATCCTCTGA